In Aspergillus luchuensis IFO 4308 DNA, chromosome 1, nearly complete sequence, the following are encoded in one genomic region:
- a CDS encoding GLTP domain-containing protein (COG:G;~EggNog:ENOG410PJIN;~InterPro:IPR014830,IPR036497;~PFAM:PF08718;~go_component: GO:0005737 - cytoplasm [Evidence IEA];~go_function: GO:0120013 - lipid transfer activity [Evidence IEA];~go_process: GO:0120009 - intermembrane lipid transfer [Evidence IEA]) has protein sequence MSATWFDQQKRSFADVKIDAANDNGISTTEFLEAAESLTTLFDVLGSKAFTPVKSDLTNNIKKVRERQLAAPAESETLQALVVNELKTKKHVASEGLLWLVRGLDFTAQALRHNLNNGSTELSDSFREAYGNTLKPHHSFVIKPIFSAAMSATPYRKDFYAKLGEDQAKVNESLNAEVVALEKNVAILKEFQGRKEAKW, from the exons ATGTCTGCTACCTGGTTCGACCAACAGAAGAGGTCCTTCGCGGACGTCAAGATCGATGCTGCCAACGACAACGGCATCTCGACCACTGAGTTCCTTGAAGCTGCCGAGTCCCTCACCACTCTTTTCG ATGTTCTCGGCTCCAAGGCTTTCACTCCTGTCAAGAGTGATCTGACCAACAACATCAAG AAAGTCAGGGAGAGGCAGCTGGCTGCCCCCGCTGAGTCTGAGACCCTCCAGGCTCTTGTTGTCAACGAgctgaagaccaagaagcaCGTCGCCTCTGAAGGTCTGCTCTGGCTTGTCAG AGGTCTTGACTTCACCGCCCAGGCCCTCCGCCACAACCTGAACAACGGCAGCACCGAGCTGTCCGACTCCTTCCGTGAAGCCTACGGCAACACCCTCAAGCCCCACCACTCCTTCGTTATCAAGCccatcttctctgctgctATGTCGGCTACCCCCTACCGCAAGGATTTCTACGCCAAGCTTGGTGAGGACCAGGCTAAGGTTAACGAGTCCCTGAACGCCGAGGTAGTGGCTCTTGAGAAGAACGTCGCCATCCTGAAGGAGTTCCAGGGCCGTAAGGAGGCGAAGTGGTAG
- a CDS encoding macro domain-containing protein (COG:B,K;~EggNog:ENOG410PKNF;~InterPro:IPR002589,IPR043472;~PFAM:PF01661), with amino-acid sequence MAPPLVPLAEIPTVSLLYKLKRLVPVSSPLAQPSKALNDTISLIRNDITKLDGVDCIVNAANKSLLGGGGVDGVIHRAAGPGLLEECRTLDGCDTGDAKITSAYDLPCKRIIHTVGPIYDLELQRGRERPESLLRSCYRRSLEVAVENNMKSIAFSAISTGVYGYPSEVAARAVLDETRKFMEIPSNIGKLERIIFCNFERKDEIAYEKFTPLFFPPENQGAPSASSDRESQLESDGESSKSAEMLAAKLPDPPTVDPALNGEPETKKQKVNADQTERSGRSYMEDFSIRSDDDWEEVDKSEDGRTEKLDDEPVEVDRPPSATDVQSVQSSGIIEMDGSNTSDSVLAKDW; translated from the exons ATGGCTCCTCCACTTGTACCCCTCGCTGAGATTCCGACCGTTTCCCTTCTATACAAACTCAAGCGCTTGGTTCCAGTCTCCTCCCCGCTCGCGCAGCCTTCCAAGGCTTTGAACGACACCATCTCTCTAATCCGCAACGACATCACAAAATTGGATGGGGTCGACTGTATCGTGAATGCAGCCAACAAGTCTCtacttggaggaggtggagtaGATGGTGTCATTCACCGCGCCGCCGGACCTGGTCTGCTGGAGGAATGCCGCACCCTTGATGGCTGTGATACCGGTGATGCCAAGATAACCTCTGCATATGACCTTCCGTGCAAACGAATCATTCATACTGTTGGACCTATTTATGATCTTGAATTgcaaagagggagggagcgCCCGGAGTCTTTGCTGCGCAGCTGCTATCGCCGCAGTCTGGAGGTTGCCGTGGAGAACAACATGAAAAGCATCGCCTTTTCGGCAATCAGCACAGGCGTGTACGGCTATCCAAGTGAAGTAGCTGCTCGTGCCGTCCTCGACGAGACACGGAAGTTCATGGAGATTCCGAGCAACATTGGCAAACTAGAACGGatcatcttctgcaactTTGAGCGCAAGGATGAGATAGCCTACGAGAAGTTTACTCC CTTGTTCTTCCCTCCAGAAAATCAGGGTGCCCCTAGCGCCAGCAGCGACCGCGAATCTCAACTCGAATCTGACGGTGAGTCTTCGAAATCGGCGGAGATGCTCGCAGCAAAGCTTCCCGACCCACCGACCGTTGATCCTGCCTTGAACGGAGAACCGGAGACTAAGAAGCAAAAGGTTAACGCGGACCAGACCGAACGTAGCGGTAGAAGCTACATGGAGGATTTCTCTATCAGATCTGACGATGActgggaggaggttgacaAATCGGAAGATGGCCGCACGGAGAAACTGGACGATGAGCCCGTTGAGGTTGATAGGCCTCCCTCTGCGACTGATGTGCAGAGCGTTCAGTCCAGCGGGATCATTGAGATGGACGGTTCCAACACTTCAGACAGTGTGCTGGCAAAGGATTGGTAG
- the nsdD gene encoding GATA-type sexual development transcription factor NsdD (COG:K;~EggNog:ENOG410PRGP;~InterPro:IPR000679,IPR013088;~PFAM:PF00320;~go_function: GO:0008270 - zinc ion binding [Evidence IEA];~go_function: GO:0043565 - sequence-specific DNA binding [Evidence IEA];~go_process: GO:0006355 - regulation of transcription, DNA-templated [Evidence IEA]), with protein sequence MGSLEAEHTHREHLPALGYLGKDGPSYAPKHPGIATAHTSSPTPLLSPTTMYTGQPLPVSYTSSTGSGHLQAGYISPPDSRRALEEEKDKQQQQPQRQSLPSIHEALGNDNHLPYPAPTPAPPQQAHHAPPHSLPSNIVGRPATEGPPGPPNPFSSGAATGPFMREPAFQHQLQAEALRSSLTSINTQDSRNASLQSLNSGKSPTQSAKTGITSISGSQVGSGYEYSAPPSAGSVASPNGYGAFSQSFSFQPQPPSNAATYSASYDARSYAGTSWKPGVPETARVDDVKPSLATRPAIAGQPQSDSVKRHLDIYDVETSLNEIAEMSTRTLDFSRHYAARAHHTQRSGPVLGSLPSIHEVEEMLNIQRRNQDALIRIRTAILNQEHALAEQMAQRKAFKAGGVHDDVHHMAMYQEEYKGSGGFAGPDSKKRRGKAAPPGRCHSCNRAETPEWRRGPDGARTLCNACGLHYAKLTRKMGANKASSLGSNLKPKTALDSASPSSH encoded by the exons ATGGGGTCGTTAGAGGCTGAGCACACGCACAG GGAACATCTACCAGCTCTGGGATATCTTGGCAAAGACGGACCTAGCTACGCTCCGAAGCACCCCGGTATAGCAACAGCACATACGTCCTCGCCAACACCACTATTGAGTCCAACCACCATGTATACAGGTCAACCCTTACCTGTTTCCTACACTAGTTCGACTGGTTCTGGTCATCTACAAGCGGGATACATATCGCCCCCGGATTCGCGCCGcgcgctggaggaggagaaggacaaacagcagcaacagcctcAAAGGCAATCGCTTCCATCAATCCATGAGGCTCTAGGGAATGACAACCATCTACCATACCCTGCGCCGACTCCGGCTCCTCCACAGCAAGCTCATCACGCGCCACCTCATTCCTTACCCTCTAACATTGTTGGGCGGCCAGCCACCGAGGGACCTCCAGGGCCGCCAAATCCCTTTTCAAGTGGAGCAGCGACTGGCCCTTTCATGCGGGAACCTGCTTTTCAGCACCAATTGCAAGCAGAAGCCTTAAGGTCAAGCTTGACATCGATCAACACCCAGGATTCAAGGAACGCGTCCTTGCAATCACTAAATTCCGGAAAGTCACCTACTCAAAGTGCGAAGACCGGCATTACTTCGATTTCTGGTTCCCAAGTTGGATCTGGCTATGAGTACAGCGCGCCTCCTTCTGCCGGGAGTGTGGCCTCGCCTAATGGTTATGGTGCGTTTTCGCAATCATTCTCATTCCAGCCGCAACCCCCATCAAATGCGGCAACGTATTCAGCTTCTTATGATGCTCGATCCTATGCGGGGACATCATGGAAACCTGGTGTACCAGAAACTGCTCGTGTGGACGATGTAAAACCGAGTCTAGCGACCCGTCCAGCCATTGCGGGGCAACCACAAAGCGATTCTGTTAAACGTCACCTGGATATTTACGATGTGGAGACGTCTCTGAATGAG attgcCGAGATGAGCACCAGAACCTTGGATTTTTCCAGGCACTATGCGGCAAGGGCACACCACACACAGCGTTCTGGCCCTGTCTTGGGTTCTCTGCCCTCGATCCACGAAGTTGAGGAAATGCTCAACATACAGCGTCGTAATCAGGATGCTTTGATTCGCATACGGACAGCAATCTTGAACCAGGAACATGCCCTGGCAGAACAGATGGCTCAAAGAAAGGCTTTCAAAGCCGGTGGGGTACATGATGATGTCCACCACATGGCAATGTACCAGGAGGAATACAAGGGCAGTGGCGGGTTTGCTGGCCCTGATTCCAAAAAACGACGAGGG AAAGCTGCCCCTCCCGGTCGTTGCCACAGTTGCAACCGAGCCGAAACACCGGAATGGCGCCGTGGGCCCGACGGTGCCCGGACTTTGTGTAATGCGTGCGGCTTGCATTATGCAAAATTAACTCGGAAGATGGGCGCGAACAAGGCATCATCCTTGGGTTCGAATCTGAAGCCCAAGACTGCCCTGGACTCCGCATCACCGAGTAGCCATTAA
- a CDS encoding uncharacterized protein (COG:E;~EggNog:ENOG410PMJG;~InterPro:IPR002293;~PFAM:PF13520;~TransMembrane:6 (i31-48o68-89i175-196o202-220i241-261o273-291i);~go_component: GO:0016020 - membrane [Evidence IEA];~go_function: GO:0022857 - transmembrane transporter activity [Evidence IEA];~go_process: GO:0055085 - transmembrane transport [Evidence IEA]), translating into MVVMIVLGQRHTNEFVWTEFVTDQSGWHNKGVIYSIGLLTAAFTLSSFDGVIHMSEEVNDAPRAVPRSMVWGLCVNAVLAFGFAIALLYTMGDFQKALDSPTGYPIIEIFYAQTGSKAASSAMMLPILLSGCYSSFNVLASVSRLTWAFARDEGFPFSSFFAHVSPRYKIPLRSLFLVTTITVLIALINIGSSAAFNAVLSLDTLALYISYLVPILFMLIKRVRFPGEIRYGPFNLGRFGVPINTFAMLYGTYITVFLPWPETQPVTASGMNYGAPVFGVALLFAVIDWFVRGHKKWNGPTVMTAPK; encoded by the exons ATGGTCGTCATGATAGTTTTAGGACAACGACACACGAACGAATTTGTGTGGACTGAATTCGTCACCGACCAGAGTGGATGGCACAACAAGGGAGTCATATATTCAATTGGATTGCTGACAGCGGCGTTCACCCTAAGTA GCTTCGACGGCGTTATCCACATGTCCGAAGAAGTCAACGACGCACCCAGAGCCGTCCCCCGCTCAATGGTCTGGGGATTATGCGTGAACGCCGTCCTTGCCTTCGGCTTCGCCATAGCCCTACTATACACCATGGGTGACTTCCAAAAAGCCCTCGACTCCCCAACAGGATACCCCATCATTGAGATATTCTACGCACAAACCGGATCAAAAGCAGCATCCAGCGCAATGATGCTCCCGATCCTCCTCTCCGGCTGCTACTCCTCCTTCAACGTCCTAGCATCAGTCAGTCGGCTCACATGGGCGTTTGCTCGCGACGAGGGATTCCCCTTCTCATCGTTCTTCGCACATGTATCACCTCGATACAAGATCCCCCTGCGATCTCTTTTCCTAGTGACTACAATCACCGTCCTGATTGCCCTGATCAACATTGGCTCCTCGGCTGCATTCAATGCCGTCTTGTCGCTGGACACTCTCGCCCTTTATATCTCCTATTTGGTCCCGATTCTGTTCATGCTGATCAAGCGGGTTCGCTTCCCGGGTGAGATCCGCTATGGCCCGTTTAACTTGGGGAGGTTCGGTGTTCCGATTAATACTTTTGCCATGCTGTACGGTACTTATATTACGGTATTCCTTCCGTGGCCTGAAACTCAGCCCGTCACGGCGAGCGGCATGAATTATGGTGCTCCGGTTTTTGGCGTCGCTCTGTTATTCGCGGTGATTGACTGGTTTGTTCGAGGACATAAGAAGTGGAATGGGCCCACAGTTATGACGGCGCCAAAGTAG
- a CDS encoding uncharacterized protein (COG:S;~EggNog:ENOG410Q1TK;~TransMembrane:7 (o24-49i61-83o103-124i136-156o176-200i212-235o255-273i)) produces MPSSSSSELLPPLEVITPWNRGPAITLVAFVFFFVTLIIVAVKFGTALYTKTVLLSTDTPLWIALIIAFIQTLLTQFAVDHGLGKHASSLSTADFSKYNKLTYAAQLLLIPVLSLSKLSTCRLIHRLTPGQRIRRANMITIIVVGIWTVFAVFATALQCRPRWEYLPSQCAGQGAINYPIIIINILTDLALVVIPLIMIWSVQMTLQKRLQIIASFTTRLVVVAVSITELVYLPTYLHSSDPTWTIVNVDICNELIMYLSIIAACMPSVYRILSNLKTGLNGVHMSEIELSTTQGATGSRTKSGNPGGYSSRARRRSALFPGFRATELFSRFDTTQNGLGTIQDDTSRRNRDDAESTESTRGLTEDQPPVDGVRKTVDTYVEVNDNRS; encoded by the exons atgccatcttcatcatcatctgagCTTCTACCACCCTTGGAAGTAATAACACCTTGGAACAGAGGCCCAGCAATCACACTCGTGGCAtttgtctttttcttcgtGACTTTGATCATCGTCGCCGTCAAATTTGGAACTGCCTTATACACAAAGACAGTGCTCTTAAGCACAGATACACCTCTGTGGATTGCCTTA ATTATTGCTTTTATTCAAACTCTACTTACTCAATTTGCAGTTGACCATGGGCTTGGGAAACAtgcatcttctctttccactGCTGACTTCTCCAAGTACAACAAG CTCACCTATGCCGCTCAATTACTTCTTATTCCTGTCCTTTCACTTTCAAAGCTGTCCACCTGTCGATTGATCCACAGGCTCACACCAGGTCAGCGCATCAGACGAGCCAACATGATTACCATCATAGTTGTCGGCATATGGACTGTGTTTGCAGTTTTTGCCACAGCTCTTCAATGCCGACCACGCTGGGAGTATCTCCCTAGCCAGTGTGCCGGGCAG GGCGCTATTAACTACCCGATCATTATTATCAACATCCTCACGGACTTGGCCCTGGTGGTGATTCCACTTATCATGATTTGGAGCGTGCAAATGACATTGCAAAAGCGTCTTCAAATAATCGCTTCATTTACCACAAGACTTGT CGTAGTGGCGGTCAGTATCACTGAACTGGTGTATCTTCCGACATATCTACATTCATCCGATCCAACAT GGACAATTGTTAATGTGGACATTTGCAACGA ACTTATAATGTACCTCAGCATCATAGCAGCCTGCATGCCTTCGGTCTATCGCATCCTCAGCAATCTCAAAACCGGGTTGAATGGCGTCCATATGTCCGAGATCGAACTCAGCACAACTCAAGGAGCCACAGGTTCCAGAACCAAATCCGGAAACCCAGGTGGTTACAGCTCTCGGGCGAGAAGACGCTCTGCTTTATTTCCAGGCTTCCGAGCTACTGAATTGTTCTCTAGATTTGATACGACGCAGAACGGACTGGGTACCATACAGGATGATACAAGTCGCAGAAACAGGGATGATGCGGAGAGCACAGAAAGCACTAGAGGGCTGACAGAGGATCAGCCACCGGTTGATGGGGTCAGGAAAACGGTGGACACATATGTAGAAGTTAATGATAATCGATCATGA